The window aaatggtTAAATATCACAAAGAAAAAATCCACATTTTTATAACCCATATGATTTACGCTTTGTAGCTATATTATATTGGTTCTTACTTTTTAGACACGAGTCAACTTTATTTATCCTGTATGTTGCGGTAGGAATTGCTGGAGTGATAATTCTTACATCACTGATCCTTCTATTGTTGGGTTTTAAGTTAAATTggataaaatgtacatgtaaaaggaGCTCAGAAGAAGAAACAGGTAACAAGTTAAGTTACACAGAGTAGCGTTtatacatttttgggagtttattttaatcaactctcctatgcagttacctctggcaaaccgaatgtgaaacagtgtttggacctacgCATAAATCATCACCGCTGCAAAACTTAGTCCTTggaaataatagaaaaatttgatgtaatgtatgctgaagcattgtttttcaaagaaacttatcaataaacactttGTAAATAGTCTGATTTTATATGATACGAACAAATTAGATATTTTCAAAGTCtcatgtattcttacgccagagtttGATAtatcaaccaaacgctcggctgtctccgtaagcAGAGAGGCTCCCttgcttgtcggatattaatGGAGACAGCcgagagtctggttgaacgagactaaagagttcgatatcaatagtgcttggatccatacaattttagAACTGCtttgattactaatacatagtttgaaagcTATCTTtagatattacacaacatgattcatatggggtttctagaaattcttgtcggaaaagtcaaaaattcaaaattcatatcataaaaaagtgcgtaattcaaatacagactagaaactaattgtcatgcaagataagttgtttttaaaataaatgataatcgataaaatcaacacccgtcagtacttcagtactttgattacaaACGTTATCATTGAAGTTCAAAAAGTAATAAGTTACATTTTTGTCGTTATACAGGACAAATGGTTGATAACGCCGAATCAGAAGTTTTGTTGCTTAAAAATGTCCTACAAGACAAAGGTAATTTGAGTTTctcattttattatatgaaagaTAATGAATATCTAATAATGGGTTCTATTATAATTATAGCTATAGGAATTACAGATTGAATATTATGAATTGCTACTATTTATGTCGTAAGCATAGCAATGATCAAGCTTATTTATATAGTAAATTGTAAAAAGAATGCTCATGTTCAAATATAAACACTGCATCATGGTACAAAGTTGGCTGAATTCAATACAGCCAAAGATGGATAACGTTTATAATTACTcactgtttaaaatgtaaaacgaGTTACTCCGACCCcttaatcatgaaaattcttttttgattGAACAATGTAGACACattaaacaatatataattttaatgataacCGTTGCAAATCAGAGTCCATACAACTTTACGAAACTCTATTTACAAACCAACTAAATTTGCACGTACTTCTGATTTATTTaggaataatatatattaaaataaaatatcacaaCTGAAACCTTTTAGTTACAGGGTATTTTTGACAcgcattttgttttgttcatatgaaaattaaaaccaaaatttttgtttaatagaCGATATAGAGAAAGTCGTCATTGAAAATGGATCATTAAGCAAATGCAATGGACATACGAAAGGTAATTAGAACATGTATTATAGCTAGCATAATTTTACCGTATGACTTTCATATATATCATTTGCCATAGTTTTCATCtgctattaattttaaacatcaatTACAACGCACCTTTAAATTTACTTTAGAAAATGGCACAGAAAAGGGGCAGTTTGATATTGATCAGAAAAGGTACTCCAAATCTATTTGAGATCTGTAAATCCAAAAGACCTGAAAATAGGTCATGCTTTGTTTTATACTGCAACTATAGATactttattcaatttttcataatttttctaTGAACTTCGATTACTTAtctgaattgaattttatataaaaaaaaaatgaacaaatttagaaaaaataaatgttttataccTGTGCTTAAAAATTGTTGGAATAAAGGGTGTGATAACAAATCGGATGATATTTATAGCGATGTTAAAGAGGAAAAGATGATACAGTTCAGAAGTTTATCAGGATGTACAGAAACCCGGTGTTCTCTTAAGGTATAGTGATTTGATTAATTTGATAAGTCATGTGGGGTTTGAATTATCTGTCTGAGTAGTTTTTTCATAACTCTGcgttttctatatctttttgtCGTTTAGGGTGTCAGAACAATAGGTGATCTACGTAACGCTCTTTCCATTAAGCTTCAAATTCCACGACCTTTTGTACTGGTTGTCGATAAAGAAAATGgcataatttttaaagatgaaactGTCATAGAAACTCTGAAACACCCACCAAATGAACTAATGATTGGCAATCAAAACAGAAAGAAAGATGATGACGAAGATGATGACGAATCTGTGGAAAATGACATCATATTGAATAGGCGTATTACGTCCGGAAAATGTCGAATGAGCTGCGGACATTTCAcaggtaaattaaaaattggtttatATATTTGTTGTATAATACAGTATGCAATTGATATATATCTTAATATCCcaattgaaattattaattattttacgcagctagttttattttttatcatgcGGCTGAAAATATTAAgttattaaacaattaaaaaatgaaaccttTAAATTCAGAAAACCGTTTCTTTATTCATAAAAAGACTGGCGATACTTTCAGAAGAGCATTTACTATATTTAAGTAATTTAAATATCTGTCTGCCTTTTTAATCATCGTCCTACATTTTATGTTTtgatcatgatttttttaaagttacgtGTATTTTCAGTGTAACAGTCgcttccaaaaaaaaagaaaaggggggggggggggggggtctaacgAATTGAGAAAAAGGTGTTTTCAAACCACGTTTTAGAGTGTTTTATGGTTATTTGTTGCAGTccaaattatgaatttattaaaaaacaatagaCGAAGAAATCAAACGTTATAAATTTACTCTAGAGCTATAAATCTGCAGAATTGTTGGTTTTTTATAGCTCCTGATTCACTGTATGAATGGACAAAAGAAAAACTGCCTTGTGGTACAGACAAAGGCCTGTTCTGTCCTAAATGTCGTCGTTGGTGCTGGGAAATAGATGAACTTATCCTAAAATGTAACATGTCACGGgatgaaacaatattttacaaacaGGTTGCAAGTTTGAATGAACGTACAGCAAAGGAACTGGAAAAAGCATGGCGGAAACAAAAGAATAAAAGTAGAAGTCTCCCAGTGTTGGATGATGAATATTTCGCATaacttgatatcaaatttttttttttaactgaagaAAGATAGATAGCTTACTTTGTTTAAATACACATATGATTTGCTACCGAGATTGCTTAGGCCTCCTAAAAAAATGAGTGCACTGTTTAGTTAATAGttgaaataaacattcaattatAATTGTACTAATACACGTGTTTACATGTGTGTGTAATTgtatataaaactatacattaatatataatatgaaaattaCATTAATGACATGGAATAGTGATTAGGTTCAATCATACTTCTGCTGAATTAATctactaatttttttattaagcaaaatttgCTAAACAAAGTTTAATTTCGTCTAAACAATGATggtcaatcaaaataaaaagaaatgtgttcaaattatgataCCATTTTCAACAGCGTAGCAACCAAGCCGAACTTTTAGACAAATTACTTGTAATCGGCTTGACCGGAAATAGGAGTATTTAGAACATTCttattttattaaagtttttcaaataTCTAACTTCTCTGAAGCTCAAATTCCTTATCACGTTAtggttgaaatcaatttttattttttatttattacagttatGTATGGGGAAATAGCAGGTAATTTGTAGTTACACGAGTCTTTTTTGCACTGTCATTgaacattatatttacatttgatttaTGTACAAACTGTGTATATGCATGCTAATACATCtactaatgaaaaaatattgacgtgcttatgaattatttatatacCATTTTAGATGTTATCTGTATTAggcaaagtaaataaaaattatcctggtttggcCTTTTGATTTCTTAACAACTTGTACAAACCTCATACAATTTTTCGCTCACCCGAGCTGAAAGCtcgtgagcttttctgatcacattctGTCTGTCGTTCGTCTGTCCATCcctaaacttttcacattttcaacatcttctccagaaccgctggaccaatttcaaccaaacttgacacaatGCACCCTTGGGCAAAGAGGGGGTAGgttggagccacaatgggggggggggtcgaatttttacataggaatacatgtatatagaattaatccttaaaaatcttctatattgaaaccaatcagccaggaaagctgaacttGTGTGGagacatcctcaggtagtgtagattcaaagttctGAAAATCATGACTTCTTCGGGTAGGGCAGGCCTACAATGTAGGATcgaattttacaaaatctttaagccacctttaagtcacctttaagctgagcttataggtccttaatgtccaaacttctttaagtcacctttaagccatctttaagccacctttaagcatctttaagaggcatttacgctccctttaagttgtctttaaatCATCTttctttaagttcccttt is drawn from Crassostrea angulata isolate pt1a10 chromosome 5, ASM2561291v2, whole genome shotgun sequence and contains these coding sequences:
- the LOC128183951 gene encoding uncharacterized protein LOC128183951, yielding MEVYVLSFILCIGITLETSFSLLCPESIPTVSVVSRCPANVKEWASAAERKSCGQLRKIQNCSKAENFVYHCVLNKDATQLLEVCAPRFFLMGLCARFSEVNKRIINEPGLDCTKFDPPCPARFPSNESYKYQTCYRTVGKSQQQKESLHESTLFILYVAVGIAGVIILTSLILLLLGFKLNWIKCTCKRSSEEETGQMVDNAESEVLLLKNVLQDKDDIEKVVIENGSLSKCNGHTKENGTEKGQFDIDQKSDVKEEKMIQFRSLSGCTETRCSLKGVRTIGDLRNALSIKLQIPRPFVLVVDKENGIIFKDETVIETLKHPPNELMIGNQNRKKDDDEDDDESVENDIILNRRITSGKCRMSCGHFTAPDSLYEWTKEKLPCGTDKGLFCPKCRRWCWEIDELILKCNMSRDETIFYKQVASLNERTAKELEKAWRKQKNKSRSLPVLDDEYFA